In one uncultured Devosia sp. genomic region, the following are encoded:
- a CDS encoding DUF1465 family protein produces MNDHRDSAAIAIGPRIVASGGFDALYREGMTLIEDVATYLDNDGRADSRILSREASFLYATESMRLTTRLMQLASWLLLQRAVNEGEITKENARSEKEKVKFSATPSERGGPGYDQLPQTLRDYIDKGDRLFDRVMQFDTLERGKMPELDPGTANSIADQLARLKAAFGR; encoded by the coding sequence TTGAACGATCACAGAGACAGTGCAGCCATCGCCATCGGCCCACGGATCGTGGCTTCAGGCGGTTTCGACGCGCTCTATCGCGAAGGCATGACGCTGATCGAGGACGTGGCGACCTATCTCGACAATGACGGACGCGCCGATAGCCGCATCCTGTCGCGCGAAGCGTCTTTCCTCTACGCCACCGAGAGCATGCGCCTCACCACGCGGCTGATGCAGCTGGCCTCGTGGCTGTTGCTGCAGCGGGCCGTCAACGAAGGCGAAATCACCAAGGAAAATGCGCGCTCGGAAAAGGAGAAAGTCAAATTCTCCGCGACGCCATCCGAACGCGGTGGGCCGGGCTATGACCAGCTGCCGCAAACCCTGCGCGACTATATCGACAAGGGTGATCGCCTGTTCGACCGGGTGATGCAGTTCGATACGCTGGAGCGCGGCAAGATGCCGGAGCTCGATCCGGGCACGGCCAATTCGATCGCGGATCAGCTGGCGCGGCTCAAGGCGGCGTTTGGGCGATAG
- a CDS encoding DUF1192 domain-containing protein: MFDEEIKKPKGHEVGMTIDTMSVEELTERISLLEGEIARLKAAIEDRSSSRKAADAAFKF; this comes from the coding sequence ATGTTTGACGAGGAAATCAAAAAGCCCAAAGGCCACGAAGTCGGCATGACCATAGACACTATGTCGGTCGAGGAATTGACCGAGCGGATCAGCCTGCTCGAGGGCGAGATCGCGCGGCTCAAGGCTGCCATCGAAGACCGCAGCAGTTCGCGGAAGGCAGCAGATGCCGCCTTCAAGTTCTAG
- a CDS encoding NAD(P)H-quinone oxidoreductase — MTIPDQMNAVAITQPGGPEVLQLQPWPMPSLKPGEVLIRVAAAGVNGPDLAQRRGHYDPPPGASPLPGLEVAGKIAALGEGVNQWQLGDRVMALTNGGGYAEYVAVPAGQVLRVPEAWSLAEAAALPETWFTVTQTLVMRAGLEAGMSVLVHGASGGIGGAAIQIAAILGVKAIAVVSSAEKADYARQLGAVATIDHTQEDIVTRALDLTDGRGVDRVVDIIGGTMTETNIAASARGGHIVQISTLDGASAKVSLRTMMAKQLTLSGSTLRPQDAATKAAIATRIRADLLPALSAPGFIKPRVTTFPMRDAAEAHRAMEARNHLGKIVLLTGQLS; from the coding sequence ATGACTATTCCCGACCAGATGAATGCCGTCGCCATCACCCAGCCTGGTGGCCCCGAAGTCCTGCAACTGCAGCCTTGGCCGATGCCGTCGCTCAAGCCAGGAGAAGTGCTGATCCGCGTCGCCGCAGCCGGGGTGAACGGGCCTGATCTCGCGCAGCGTCGCGGTCACTACGATCCACCACCCGGCGCCTCGCCCCTGCCGGGCCTCGAAGTCGCTGGCAAAATCGCCGCACTGGGTGAGGGCGTGAACCAATGGCAGCTCGGCGACCGCGTCATGGCCCTGACCAATGGCGGCGGTTATGCCGAATATGTCGCTGTGCCCGCTGGCCAGGTGCTGCGCGTACCGGAGGCGTGGAGCCTTGCCGAAGCCGCCGCCCTGCCAGAAACCTGGTTCACCGTGACCCAGACCCTTGTCATGCGCGCCGGCCTCGAAGCGGGCATGAGCGTGCTGGTTCATGGGGCTTCCGGCGGCATCGGCGGTGCCGCCATCCAGATCGCCGCCATTCTGGGCGTCAAAGCCATCGCCGTGGTCTCGTCGGCAGAGAAAGCCGACTATGCCCGCCAGCTCGGCGCCGTGGCCACGATCGACCACACGCAGGAAGACATCGTGACCCGCGCCCTGGACTTGACCGACGGCCGCGGCGTCGACCGCGTCGTCGACATCATCGGCGGCACCATGACCGAAACAAACATCGCTGCCTCTGCCCGTGGCGGCCATATCGTCCAGATTTCGACCCTCGACGGCGCCAGTGCAAAAGTGTCGCTGCGCACCATGATGGCCAAGCAATTGACCCTCTCCGGCTCGACCCTGCGTCCGCAGGATGCCGCGACCAAGGCCGCCATCGCCACACGCATTCGCGCCGATCTCCTGCCCGCGCTATCGGCCCCCGGTTTCATCAAGCCCCGGGTCACCACCTTCCCGATGCGCGACGCCGCCGAGGCCCATCGCGCCATGGAAGCACGCAATCACCTGGGCAAGATCGTGCTGCTGACCGGACAATTATCGTAA
- a CDS encoding monovalent cation:proton antiporter-2 (CPA2) family protein — MENNILLAIFVLLAASVALVPLAKATGLGTVLGYLAAGILIGPFGLRLVSDSELIRQIADFGVVMMLFLIGLDLQPSELWRMRHKVLGLGVTQMLLSATIITLVFWATGFTLSIAVIIGLALSMSSTAIAMQSAQQRDITRTDAGRASLAVLLVQDVAVIPILAIIPFLAVSSGALNHDVTEAVEAIANPLDWITPLVLIGSFVAAVVAGRYLVRPLLTYIARTGVREAFTALGLAIVFGAALLAQIEGFSPAMGAFIGGVMLADSEYRHELESNLEPFKGLLLGLFFISVGMSIAFDVLWSEPARLITLVLVFVAIKIGVLFALASIFRMHLADRLLVAILLSQAGEFAFVIFQFAREAGAMSAGDHAMLAVAVALSMATTPLMLWTFDHLVAPRIDARRQHRPDDRIDEQRNIVVLGYGRFGQIVTRMLRAQGFEMTLIDDDPAQIELVRKFGVKVFYGDASRLGLLHAAGVARADLVVIAVGGHARILDIARTVRKHFPNVPIASRAIDRGHAHELMAMGVEIFERETFLSAVSLGEKVLVQLGIAPIDAMHMAQAFERHDNELLENSFAIRHDEEAYLGLVRSSMNLLSEAMTGDQPDSKPVDKAAPKRTH, encoded by the coding sequence TTGGAAAACAACATCCTGCTGGCCATCTTCGTTCTCCTGGCAGCCAGCGTCGCGCTGGTGCCTCTCGCCAAGGCCACTGGCCTTGGCACCGTGCTTGGCTATCTCGCCGCCGGCATATTGATCGGCCCATTCGGCCTTCGCCTCGTCTCCGACAGTGAACTCATCCGCCAGATCGCCGATTTCGGCGTGGTGATGATGCTGTTTCTCATCGGCCTTGACCTGCAGCCCTCCGAGCTCTGGCGCATGCGCCACAAGGTGCTGGGCCTGGGCGTCACGCAAATGCTGCTGAGCGCCACCATCATCACCTTGGTGTTCTGGGCCACCGGCTTCACGCTCAGCATCGCCGTGATCATCGGCCTGGCCCTCTCTATGTCCTCGACGGCAATTGCCATGCAGTCGGCGCAGCAGCGCGACATCACCCGCACCGACGCTGGACGCGCCAGCCTTGCGGTGCTGCTGGTGCAGGACGTTGCGGTCATTCCGATCCTCGCCATCATCCCCTTCCTCGCTGTCTCCAGCGGCGCGCTCAACCATGACGTCACCGAGGCCGTCGAAGCCATCGCCAATCCGCTCGACTGGATCACGCCGCTTGTGCTGATCGGGAGCTTCGTCGCCGCTGTGGTCGCCGGCCGCTATCTGGTGCGGCCCCTGCTGACCTACATCGCCCGCACCGGCGTGCGCGAAGCCTTCACCGCGCTTGGCCTTGCCATCGTCTTCGGCGCCGCGCTTTTGGCCCAGATCGAGGGTTTCTCGCCGGCCATGGGCGCCTTCATCGGCGGCGTCATGCTGGCCGACAGCGAGTATCGCCACGAGCTTGAAAGCAATCTCGAGCCCTTCAAGGGCCTGCTGCTCGGCCTCTTCTTCATCTCGGTCGGCATGTCCATCGCCTTCGACGTGCTCTGGTCCGAGCCAGCGCGGCTTATCACGCTTGTACTGGTGTTTGTCGCCATCAAGATCGGCGTGCTTTTCGCCCTGGCCAGTATCTTCCGCATGCATCTGGCCGACCGTCTGCTCGTTGCAATCCTCCTGAGCCAGGCTGGCGAATTCGCCTTCGTCATTTTCCAGTTTGCCCGTGAGGCCGGCGCCATGAGTGCCGGCGATCACGCCATGCTGGCCGTCGCCGTGGCGCTCTCCATGGCGACGACCCCGCTGATGCTCTGGACCTTCGATCATCTGGTCGCGCCCCGCATCGACGCCCGTCGCCAGCACAGGCCAGACGACCGGATCGACGAGCAGCGCAATATCGTCGTGCTTGGCTATGGCCGCTTTGGCCAGATCGTCACCCGCATGCTGCGCGCCCAGGGCTTCGAAATGACCCTGATCGACGACGATCCGGCCCAGATCGAACTGGTGCGCAAATTCGGTGTGAAGGTGTTCTATGGCGACGCCTCGCGCCTCGGCCTCCTGCATGCTGCCGGCGTCGCGCGGGCCGATCTCGTCGTCATTGCCGTGGGCGGCCACGCCCGCATTCTCGACATCGCCCGCACCGTGCGCAAGCACTTCCCCAACGTTCCGATCGCCTCGCGCGCCATCGATCGCGGGCACGCTCATGAGCTGATGGCCATGGGCGTCGAGATTTTCGAGCGCGAAACCTTCCTCTCCGCCGTCAGCCTGGGCGAAAAGGTTCTGGTGCAGCTCGGCATCGCCCCGATCGATGCCATGCACATGGCCCAGGCTTTCGAACGGCACGACAATGAGCTGCTCGAAAACAGCTTTGCCATCCGCCACGACGAAGAGGCCTATCTCGGTCTGGTCCGCAGTTCGATGAACCTGCTCAGTGAAGCCATGACCGGCGACCAGCCCGACTCAAAGCCGGTTGACAAGGCCGCCCCGAAGCGTACCCACTAG
- a CDS encoding cell cycle transcriptional regulator TrcR, with protein MTQPLLMPKATAVWLVDNTALSFEQIAAFCTLHPLEVQGIADGDVAGGIMGVNPIQNGQLTKEEIEKAEGDPSYRMKLSEPKVRVAAAKRKGPRYTPISRRNERPNAIKWLVRNHPELKDAQIMRLVGTTKSTIDSVRESTHWNAANLTAMDPVTLGLCSQIDLDLEVKRASKGGPIEDVSEGTMLMTAEEALARAGGHRHGEYEEGSEFAQGDHRPEAAQDDFDADSVFAKLKSLKSDTDN; from the coding sequence ATGACCCAGCCCCTGTTGATGCCCAAGGCGACTGCCGTCTGGCTCGTTGACAACACTGCGCTGTCGTTCGAGCAGATCGCTGCCTTCTGCACGCTGCACCCGCTCGAAGTGCAGGGCATTGCCGATGGCGACGTCGCTGGCGGAATCATGGGCGTCAACCCGATCCAGAATGGTCAGCTGACCAAGGAAGAGATCGAAAAGGCCGAAGGCGACCCGAGCTATCGCATGAAGCTCAGCGAGCCCAAGGTTCGCGTTGCCGCTGCCAAGCGCAAGGGCCCGCGCTACACGCCCATCTCGCGCCGCAACGAGCGTCCCAATGCCATCAAGTGGCTGGTGCGCAATCATCCCGAGCTCAAGGACGCCCAGATCATGCGTCTGGTCGGCACCACCAAGTCGACCATCGATTCCGTGCGTGAATCGACCCACTGGAACGCCGCCAACCTGACCGCCATGGACCCAGTGACCCTGGGCCTTTGCAGCCAGATCGACCTCGACCTCGAGGTCAAGCGCGCCTCCAAGGGCGGCCCGATCGAGGACGTCAGCGAAGGCACCATGCTGATGACCGCCGAGGAAGCCCTGGCCCGCGCCGGCGGCCACCGCCATGGCGAATACGAAGAGGGCAGCGAATTTGCCCAGGGCGACCACCGCCCCGAAGCGGCCCAGGACGATTTCGACGCCGATTCGGTCTTTGCCAAGCTCAAGTCGCTAAAGAGCGATACCGACAACTAA